One stretch of Amycolatopsis sp. NBC_00345 DNA includes these proteins:
- a CDS encoding MCE family protein, which yields MKVRPLLTAVTVACLALAGCSSPGGFHGVYDLPLPGGADLGDHPYQVTVQFADVLDLVPQAAVKVGDVPVGRVQSIGLGADGWTAQTVLTVNGGVSLPANAVARLRQSSLLGEKFVELAPPDQAASGKLGDGAVIPVSRTNRNPEFEEVFGALSLLLNGGGIGQLQTIDRELSKVMDGNEDEIRGFLSGVDTLMSNLDAHRADITAALDGLDHLSASLANRDNQIADALTDLTPGLKTLTDQRAQLVTMLNSLNQLSAVATNVVDRSRDDLVADLNALAPILHRLADAGQNLPKALEILPTFPFTDPVLDAIKGDYLNVYASLIPAPGVPLPPPGEGTPPNLPTLPLPGGQ from the coding sequence ATGAAGGTCCGACCGCTGCTGACCGCGGTGACGGTGGCGTGCCTGGCGCTGGCCGGGTGCTCGTCGCCCGGCGGCTTCCACGGGGTGTACGACCTGCCGCTGCCCGGCGGCGCGGACCTCGGCGACCACCCGTACCAGGTCACCGTGCAGTTCGCCGACGTGCTGGACCTGGTGCCGCAGGCCGCGGTGAAGGTCGGCGACGTGCCGGTCGGCCGCGTCCAGTCCATCGGCCTCGGCGCCGACGGCTGGACCGCGCAGACCGTGCTGACGGTGAACGGCGGCGTCTCGCTGCCCGCGAACGCGGTCGCGCGGCTGCGCCAGTCCTCGCTGCTGGGCGAGAAGTTCGTGGAGCTGGCGCCGCCGGACCAGGCGGCGTCCGGGAAGCTGGGCGACGGCGCCGTCATCCCGGTCTCGCGCACCAACCGGAACCCCGAGTTCGAGGAGGTCTTCGGCGCGCTCTCGCTGCTGCTCAACGGCGGCGGCATCGGGCAGCTGCAGACGATCGACCGGGAGCTGTCGAAGGTGATGGACGGCAACGAGGACGAGATCCGCGGGTTCCTGTCCGGAGTGGACACCCTGATGTCCAATCTGGACGCCCACCGCGCGGACATCACCGCCGCACTCGACGGGCTCGACCACCTGTCCGCGTCGCTGGCGAACCGCGACAACCAGATCGCCGACGCGCTCACCGACCTCACCCCCGGCCTCAAGACGCTGACCGACCAGCGCGCGCAGCTCGTCACCATGCTGAACTCGCTGAACCAGCTGTCCGCGGTGGCCACGAACGTCGTCGACCGGAGCCGGGACGACCTCGTCGCGGACCTGAACGCGCTCGCGCCGATCCTGCACCGGCTCGCCGACGCCGGGCAGAACCTGCCGAAGGCGCTGGAGATCCTGCCGACCTTCCCGTTCACCGACCCGGTGCTGGACGCGATCAAGGGCGACTACCTCAACGTCTACGCGTCGCTGATCCCCGCGCCCGGCGTGCCGCTGCCGCCGCCGGGTGAGGGCACGCCGCCGAACCTGCCGACGCTGCCGTTGCCGGGAGGCCAGTGA
- a CDS encoding MlaE family ABC transporter permease — protein sequence MATKTPPRGARVLEAVDRRFGFLDTLGDQILFFLRALGWVPRTVRRYLREVVRLLAEVSFGSGALAVIGGTIGVMIGMTVATGTVVGLQGYSALNQVGTSAFAGFISAYFNTREIAPLVAGLALSATVGCGFTAQLGAMRISEEIDALEVMGIPSVPYLVTTRVIAGFLAVIPLYAIGLLSSYLASRQVTVWAFGQSAGTYDHYFLLFLPPGDVLWSFGKVLVFSVVVVLAHCYYGFRASGGPAGVGVAVGRAVRTAIVAISVIDFFLSLAIWGATTTVQVAG from the coding sequence ATGGCCACCAAGACCCCGCCCCGGGGCGCGCGGGTGCTCGAAGCCGTCGACCGCCGCTTCGGCTTCCTCGACACGCTCGGCGACCAGATCCTGTTCTTCCTGCGCGCGCTCGGCTGGGTGCCGCGCACGGTGCGCCGCTACCTGCGCGAGGTCGTGCGGCTGCTGGCCGAGGTGAGCTTCGGCAGCGGCGCGCTCGCGGTGATCGGCGGCACGATCGGCGTGATGATCGGCATGACCGTCGCGACCGGGACGGTCGTGGGCCTGCAGGGTTACTCCGCGCTGAACCAGGTGGGCACGTCGGCGTTCGCGGGCTTCATCTCGGCCTACTTCAACACCCGGGAGATCGCCCCGCTGGTGGCCGGGCTCGCGCTTTCGGCCACGGTCGGCTGCGGCTTCACCGCGCAGCTGGGCGCCATGCGGATCTCCGAGGAGATCGACGCGCTCGAGGTGATGGGCATCCCGAGCGTGCCGTACCTGGTCACCACGCGCGTGATCGCCGGCTTCCTCGCCGTGATCCCGCTGTACGCGATCGGCCTGCTGTCGTCCTACCTCGCCTCCCGGCAGGTCACCGTGTGGGCGTTCGGCCAGTCCGCGGGCACCTACGACCACTACTTCCTGCTGTTCCTGCCGCCCGGCGACGTGCTGTGGTCGTTCGGCAAGGTGCTGGTGTTCAGCGTCGTGGTGGTGCTCGCGCACTGTTATTACGGCTTCCGCGCGAGCGGCGGGCCCGCCGGGGTCGGCGTGGCGGTGGGCCGCGCGGTGCGCACCGCGATCGTCGCGATCAGCGTGATCGACTTCTTCCTCAGCCTCGCCATCTGGGGCGCGACGACGACGGTCCAGGTGGCCGGATGA
- a CDS encoding MlaD family protein, producing MRNLAAPLVKSLIFILVTAVATLVLALSITGGTVGSSQVYGATFLDATALNVGDDVRISGVKVGQVESLDITDHNRAHVGFSLEQGRTLPSNVSAVIKYRNMVGQRYIALDRGEPGAGPLPPGGEIPLSRTTPALDLTDLFNGFKPLFQALSPKDVNDLSGEIVQVLQGEGGTVEDLLAHTGSLTTTLADRDQVIGRVIDNLNSVLKTVNGKGDALATLISTLQQLVSGLAGDRTAIGDAIGGIADLSQSTAGLFEQARPGLKDSITGLGTLSQNLNTGQSDVDNFLNKLPPKLTGLGRVGSYGSWLNFYLCSATLQTSPPRGVPATAERCGA from the coding sequence GTGAGGAATCTCGCCGCCCCGCTGGTCAAAAGCCTGATCTTCATCCTGGTCACGGCCGTCGCCACGCTGGTACTCGCGCTGTCGATCACCGGCGGCACCGTGGGCAGCTCGCAGGTCTACGGGGCGACCTTCCTGGACGCGACGGCGCTGAACGTCGGAGACGACGTGCGGATCTCCGGGGTCAAGGTGGGCCAGGTCGAGAGCCTGGACATCACCGACCACAACCGCGCGCACGTCGGCTTCTCGCTGGAGCAGGGGCGCACGCTGCCCTCGAACGTCAGCGCGGTGATCAAGTACCGCAACATGGTCGGCCAGCGCTACATCGCACTGGACCGCGGCGAGCCCGGCGCCGGCCCGCTGCCGCCGGGCGGCGAGATCCCGCTGTCCCGCACCACTCCCGCGCTGGACCTGACCGACCTGTTCAACGGCTTCAAACCGTTGTTCCAGGCGCTTTCGCCGAAGGACGTCAACGACCTCTCCGGCGAGATCGTGCAGGTGCTGCAGGGCGAGGGCGGGACGGTCGAGGACCTGCTGGCGCACACCGGCTCGCTGACCACCACGCTGGCCGACCGCGACCAGGTGATCGGCCGCGTGATCGACAACCTGAACTCGGTGCTGAAAACCGTCAACGGCAAGGGGGACGCGCTCGCGACGCTCATCTCGACGTTGCAGCAGCTCGTCTCCGGCCTGGCCGGCGACCGCACCGCGATCGGCGACGCGATCGGCGGCATCGCCGACCTGTCCCAGTCCACCGCGGGCCTGTTCGAGCAGGCCCGCCCGGGGCTGAAGGACAGCATCACCGGGCTCGGCACGCTGTCGCAGAACCTGAACACCGGACAGTCCGATGTGGACAACTTCCTGAACAAACTGCCGCCGAAGCTCACCGGCCTCGGCCGCGTCGGCTCCTACGGCTCGTGGCTCAACTTCTACCTGTGCAGCGCCACGCTGCAGACGTCGCCACCACGCGGCGTTCCGGCGACCGCGGAGAGGTGTGGCGCGTGA
- a CDS encoding MCE family protein, protein MSRHARLRKAGVRTAGVLFLAVMCVFVLITIKIYDKDFVTSVPVTLKADRVGNQLHEGGQVKARGVVVGEIRGVRAVNGGAEISLALDPDKVDRLPRDVSALLVPKTLFGERYVQLSIPDADRTPPLRAGDVIAQDHSANAIELERVFDNLLPLLQAVQPQKLATTLTAVSTALQGRGEQLGQTLAQASDYLKDFNPDLPRLDQNVHDLATVSQLYGDIAPDLLDALSDSAVTLGTVNEKRDDLGALYQQVTASSGDITTFLQHNGNNIIALSADSKRPLEIAAEYSPSFPCTLQALTDLKPDMNKVLGAGTKQPGLHAEISVTQSRGKYVPGQDAPVYNATGGPRCYPSGVVPTTGTAAAAPGTQAHPLLPGTDGDLGVANSPQEQELLATLVSPSIGVPTAQVPAWGSVLVGPLYRGTEVKLK, encoded by the coding sequence ATGAGCCGGCACGCGCGGCTGCGCAAGGCGGGCGTCCGGACCGCGGGGGTGCTGTTCCTGGCCGTGATGTGCGTGTTCGTGCTGATCACGATCAAGATCTACGACAAGGACTTCGTCACGTCCGTGCCGGTCACGCTCAAGGCCGACCGCGTCGGCAACCAGCTGCACGAAGGCGGCCAGGTGAAGGCGCGCGGGGTCGTCGTCGGCGAGATCCGCGGCGTGCGCGCGGTGAACGGCGGCGCCGAGATCTCGTTGGCGCTGGACCCGGACAAGGTGGACCGGCTCCCCCGCGACGTCTCCGCGCTGCTGGTCCCGAAGACGCTGTTCGGCGAGCGCTACGTCCAGCTGTCCATCCCGGACGCGGACCGGACGCCGCCGCTGCGGGCGGGTGACGTGATCGCGCAGGACCACTCGGCCAACGCCATCGAGCTGGAACGCGTCTTCGACAACCTCCTGCCCCTGCTCCAGGCCGTGCAGCCGCAGAAGCTCGCCACCACGCTGACGGCGGTGTCCACCGCGCTGCAGGGCCGCGGCGAGCAGCTCGGGCAGACGCTGGCCCAGGCTTCGGACTACCTCAAGGATTTCAACCCCGACCTGCCCCGGCTGGACCAGAACGTGCACGACCTCGCCACCGTTTCCCAGCTGTACGGCGACATCGCGCCGGACCTGCTCGACGCGTTGTCCGATTCCGCCGTCACGCTCGGCACGGTCAACGAGAAGCGCGACGACCTCGGCGCGCTCTACCAGCAGGTGACCGCGTCCTCCGGCGACATCACGACGTTCCTGCAGCACAACGGGAACAACATCATCGCGCTGTCCGCCGACAGCAAGCGGCCGCTGGAGATCGCGGCCGAGTACTCCCCCAGCTTCCCCTGCACGCTCCAGGCGCTGACCGACCTGAAGCCCGACATGAACAAGGTGCTCGGCGCCGGCACGAAGCAGCCCGGCCTGCACGCGGAGATCTCAGTGACGCAGTCGCGCGGCAAGTACGTGCCCGGCCAGGACGCCCCGGTGTACAACGCCACCGGCGGCCCCCGCTGTTATCCCAGCGGCGTCGTGCCGACCACCGGCACCGCGGCGGCCGCGCCCGGCACGCAGGCGCACCCGCTGCTGCCCGGGACCGACGGCGACCTCGGCGTCGCGAACTCCCCGCAGGAGCAGGAACTGCTGGCCACGCTCGTCTCGCCGTCGATCGGCGTGCCCACCGCGCAGGTGCCCGCCTGGGGCAGCGTGCTGGTCGGCCCGCTCTACCGCGGCACGGAGGTGAAGCTCAAGTGA
- a CDS encoding MlaE family ABC transporter permease, with protein MATQFPGAAAVRQTGRLYALALDVVRLTFRRPFQFRELVQQFWFIASVSILPTALVSIPFGAVIALHIGSLTTQIGAQSFTGAASVLAIIQQASPIVTALLIAGAGGSAMCADLGSRTIREEIDAMEVLGVSPIQRLIVPRVLAAMGVSVFLNGMVSVVGVLGGYFFNVIMQGGTPGAYLASFSALAQLPDLWISEIKALIFGFVAAVVASYRGLNPRGGPKGVGDAVNQSVVITFLLLFVLNLVLTTVYLQLVPPKGS; from the coding sequence ATGGCGACACAGTTCCCGGGTGCCGCCGCGGTCCGGCAGACCGGACGGCTCTACGCGCTGGCCCTCGACGTGGTCCGGCTGACCTTCCGCCGCCCGTTCCAGTTCCGGGAGCTGGTGCAGCAGTTCTGGTTCATCGCCAGCGTCTCGATCCTGCCGACGGCACTGGTCTCGATCCCGTTCGGCGCCGTGATCGCGCTCCACATCGGCTCGCTGACCACGCAGATCGGCGCGCAGTCGTTCACCGGCGCGGCCAGCGTGCTCGCGATCATCCAGCAGGCCAGCCCCATCGTCACCGCGCTGCTGATCGCGGGCGCCGGCGGCAGCGCGATGTGCGCCGACCTGGGCTCGCGCACCATCCGCGAGGAGATCGACGCGATGGAGGTGCTCGGCGTCTCGCCGATCCAGCGCCTGATCGTGCCGCGCGTGCTCGCCGCGATGGGCGTGTCGGTGTTCCTCAACGGCATGGTCAGCGTGGTCGGCGTGCTGGGCGGCTACTTCTTCAACGTCATCATGCAGGGCGGCACCCCGGGCGCGTACCTGGCGAGCTTCTCCGCGCTGGCCCAGCTGCCGGACCTGTGGATCAGCGAGATCAAGGCGCTGATCTTCGGCTTCGTCGCGGCGGTCGTCGCCTCCTATCGCGGCCTCAACCCGCGCGGCGGCCCGAAGGGCGTCGGCGACGCGGTGAACCAGTCCGTGGTGATCACGTTCCTGCTGCTGTTCGTGCTGAACCTGGTGCTGACCACGGTCTACCTGCAACTCGTACCGCCCAAGGGGAGCTGA
- a CDS encoding MCE family protein, with amino-acid sequence MTTTRAGLRTSRFLVFAVILALVLTGVLWWVFSGAGRHHVTAYFSRAVGVYSGSDVRVLGVKIGEVTAVTPQGEQVRVDMSVDSGVAVAADTPALVVAPSVVADRYVQLAKLARGGPRLPDGAVISEDRTATPVELDQLYASLNTLATALGPKGANSDGALSDLLRTGAANLQGNGTAFNNSVRDFAQLARTLAGNSNDLFGTVDELQKFTTMLSTNDSQVSDVNRQLADISNTLAANRGELAGALNGLGSALAGIQAFIHDNRAAIKSNVDKLAGTTQTLVDQRASLAEVLDDAPLAATNVLGAIDPVTGTLQGRTDLLDYVSGQHISGLPLPISGDVVSGGGR; translated from the coding sequence GTGACCACCACCCGGGCGGGCCTGCGCACCAGCAGGTTCCTGGTATTCGCCGTCATCCTCGCGCTGGTGCTCACCGGCGTGCTGTGGTGGGTCTTCTCCGGCGCCGGGCGGCACCACGTCACCGCGTACTTCTCCCGCGCCGTCGGCGTCTACAGCGGATCGGACGTGCGGGTGCTCGGCGTCAAGATCGGCGAGGTCACCGCGGTCACCCCGCAGGGCGAGCAGGTGCGGGTCGACATGTCGGTCGACTCTGGCGTGGCCGTCGCCGCCGACACGCCCGCGCTGGTGGTGGCGCCGAGCGTGGTCGCCGACCGCTACGTGCAGCTGGCCAAGCTGGCGCGCGGCGGGCCCCGGCTGCCCGACGGCGCCGTGATCAGCGAGGACCGCACGGCCACACCGGTGGAGCTGGACCAGCTCTACGCCAGCCTGAACACACTCGCCACGGCGCTCGGCCCGAAGGGCGCGAACTCCGACGGCGCGCTGTCGGACCTCCTGCGCACCGGCGCGGCCAACCTGCAGGGCAACGGCACGGCGTTCAACAACTCCGTCCGCGACTTCGCCCAGCTCGCCCGGACGTTGGCGGGCAATTCGAACGACCTGTTCGGCACCGTCGACGAGCTGCAGAAGTTCACCACCATGCTGTCCACCAACGACAGCCAGGTCTCCGACGTCAACCGGCAGCTCGCGGACATCTCGAACACGCTGGCGGCCAACCGCGGCGAGCTGGCCGGCGCGTTGAACGGGCTCGGCAGCGCGCTCGCCGGCATCCAGGCCTTCATCCACGACAACCGGGCGGCCATCAAGTCCAATGTGGACAAGCTGGCCGGCACCACGCAGACGCTGGTGGACCAGCGGGCGTCACTGGCCGAGGTGCTCGACGACGCGCCACTGGCCGCGACCAACGTGCTGGGCGCGATCGACCCCGTCACCGGCACGCTGCAGGGCCGGACCGACCTGCTCGACTATGTCTCCGGTCAGCACATCTCCGGTCTGCCGTTGCCGATTTCGGGCGACGTCGTCTCCGGAGGTGGGCGATGA
- a CDS encoding MCE family protein, with amino-acid sequence MKSFRERNPLTLGVAGSIALAAVLTLTLNWDNLPIVGGGTTYEAEFTEAAGLQADDEVRVAGIKVGEVSSVDLADDHVLVSFQVKDAWIGDQTSAQIKIKTLLGRKFLALNPTGAGVQDPDQPIPRTRTVTPFDVTDAFNGLADTAGAIDTKQLADSFATISDTFKNSPEHVRTALDGLSALSKTVSSRDNEIAELLSGARKLTTTLANSNDDFEKLIGDGNLLLTELNNRRDAIHQLLVGAQQLAQQLNGLVADNKDQLGPALKQLGQVTDLLQRQNDNLAKSLQLAGPYFRVVNNTVGNGRWVDSYLCGLIPENRDPCTPPKGGAK; translated from the coding sequence GTGAAGTCCTTCCGCGAGCGCAATCCCCTCACGCTGGGGGTGGCCGGCAGCATCGCGCTGGCGGCCGTGCTCACTCTCACGCTGAACTGGGACAACCTGCCCATCGTCGGCGGCGGCACCACCTACGAGGCCGAGTTCACCGAGGCCGCGGGGCTGCAGGCGGACGACGAGGTGCGCGTGGCCGGCATCAAGGTCGGCGAGGTGTCCAGCGTCGACCTGGCCGACGACCACGTGCTGGTGAGCTTCCAGGTGAAGGACGCCTGGATCGGTGACCAGACCTCGGCTCAGATCAAGATCAAGACCCTGCTGGGCCGCAAGTTCCTGGCGCTGAACCCGACCGGCGCCGGCGTCCAGGACCCGGACCAGCCGATCCCGCGCACGCGCACCGTGACACCCTTCGACGTCACCGACGCGTTCAACGGGCTCGCCGACACCGCGGGCGCCATCGACACCAAGCAGCTCGCGGACAGCTTCGCGACGATCAGCGACACGTTCAAGAACTCGCCCGAGCACGTCCGGACCGCGCTGGACGGCCTCAGCGCCCTGTCCAAAACGGTGTCCTCACGCGACAACGAGATCGCGGAACTGCTGTCGGGCGCGCGGAAGCTGACCACCACGCTGGCGAACTCCAACGACGACTTCGAAAAGCTCATCGGCGACGGCAACCTGCTGCTGACCGAGCTGAACAACCGGCGGGACGCCATCCACCAGCTGCTCGTGGGCGCCCAGCAGCTCGCCCAGCAGCTCAACGGGCTGGTCGCGGACAACAAGGACCAGCTCGGCCCCGCACTCAAGCAGCTCGGCCAGGTCACCGACCTGCTGCAGCGGCAGAACGACAACCTCGCGAAGAGCCTGCAGCTCGCCGGCCCGTACTTCCGCGTGGTGAACAACACCGTGGGCAACGGCCGGTGGGTCGACAGCTACCTGTGCGGCCTGATCCCGGAGAACCGCGACCCGTGCACGCCGCCGAAGGGAGGGGCGAAGTGA
- a CDS encoding LLM class flavin-dependent oxidoreductase: protein MSSLPDVPLSVLDLSPVSEGRGVGEALRNTLDLARHAERLGFHRYWLAEHHNMPGIASSATVVMIGHVADATETIRVGSGGIMLPNHAPLVVAEQFGTLEAFHPGRIDLGIGRAPGTDQRTALALRGPGGLSAENFPEQLLELSDYFEHDAARGVNAVTAEGNKPSMWLLGSSGFSAQLAGRLGLPFSFAHHFAAENTLPAVQLYRENFRPSDVLAEPYVMLGVSVVAAETDERAQFLAGPSGMTFLSLRRGRPIALPTPEEAAEYPYTEMDRAFLAERFGSGITGSPETVRKGLEQLLADTGADELMVTTMIHGHADRVRSYEILADLKN from the coding sequence GTGAGTTCTCTGCCTGACGTGCCGCTGTCCGTGCTCGACCTCTCCCCCGTCTCGGAAGGGAGGGGGGTCGGCGAAGCGCTGCGTAACACCCTCGACCTCGCCCGCCACGCCGAGCGGCTGGGCTTCCACCGCTACTGGCTCGCCGAGCACCACAACATGCCGGGCATCGCCAGCTCGGCCACCGTGGTCATGATCGGGCACGTGGCCGACGCCACCGAGACCATCCGCGTCGGCTCCGGCGGCATCATGCTGCCGAACCACGCGCCGCTCGTGGTGGCCGAGCAGTTCGGCACGCTGGAGGCGTTCCACCCCGGCCGGATCGACCTGGGCATCGGCCGCGCGCCGGGCACCGACCAGCGCACGGCGCTCGCCCTGCGCGGGCCCGGCGGCCTGTCCGCCGAGAACTTCCCCGAGCAACTGCTGGAGCTGAGCGACTACTTCGAGCACGACGCGGCTCGCGGCGTCAACGCCGTGACCGCCGAGGGCAACAAGCCGTCGATGTGGCTGCTCGGCTCGTCCGGCTTCAGCGCGCAGCTGGCCGGGCGCCTCGGCCTGCCGTTCTCCTTCGCGCACCACTTCGCCGCCGAGAACACGCTGCCCGCGGTGCAGCTCTACCGTGAGAACTTCCGGCCGTCCGACGTGCTCGCCGAGCCGTACGTGATGCTCGGCGTCTCCGTGGTCGCGGCCGAGACCGACGAGCGCGCGCAGTTCCTCGCCGGGCCGAGCGGGATGACCTTCCTCAGCCTGCGCCGCGGCCGTCCCATCGCGCTGCCGACGCCCGAGGAAGCCGCCGAGTACCCGTACACGGAGATGGACCGCGCGTTCCTCGCCGAGCGCTTCGGCTCCGGCATCACCGGCTCGCCCGAGACCGTCCGCAAGGGACTCGAGCAGTTGCTCGCCGACACCGGTGCGGACGAGCTGATGGTCACGACCATGATCCACGGCCACGCTGACCGCGTCCGTTCCTACGAGATCCTGGCCGACCTCAAGAATTGA
- a CDS encoding MlaD family protein, with amino-acid sequence MLSRKARVQVLVFVVIALVTTAFVGAKYAGISRLFGVGSYTVKLELSDGGGIFTNGEVTYRGVPVGRVGPLRLTDTGMEADLLLDSSAPPIPVNSQAVVANRSAVGEQYVDLQPRTGDGPYLAAGSVIPRESTTLPLPVQTFLTNLDDLTASVPTGDLRTVVDELDNALQNSGPDLQLLMDTASSFTKSAADNLPQTHRLIDDGATVLRTQANSSDEWRDFSRNAHLFAAQLKSSDGDLRRLIAAAPPAATEISGLLKDTDPGLPVLLANLLTTSQVFSARTDGLEQLLVTTPKAVAATSAAITPGGGKVSLALTFFDPPPCRTGYGSTPVRSSADTSPLPFNTAAACTLPAGSATSVRGSQNAPHPGLPPVAVPGGAGGLTDLTRFAGQPTSTDLEEMLWLRNGN; translated from the coding sequence ATGCTGTCGAGGAAGGCGCGGGTGCAGGTGCTGGTGTTCGTCGTGATCGCGCTGGTGACGACGGCGTTCGTCGGCGCGAAGTACGCGGGCATCAGCCGGCTGTTCGGCGTCGGCTCGTACACGGTGAAGCTGGAACTGTCCGACGGCGGCGGCATCTTCACCAACGGCGAGGTGACCTACCGCGGCGTCCCGGTCGGGCGCGTCGGGCCGCTGCGGCTGACCGACACCGGCATGGAGGCCGACCTGCTGCTCGACTCGTCGGCGCCGCCGATCCCGGTGAACTCCCAGGCGGTGGTGGCGAACCGGTCGGCCGTCGGCGAGCAGTACGTCGACCTGCAGCCGCGCACGGGCGACGGGCCGTACCTGGCGGCGGGCTCGGTGATCCCACGCGAGTCGACCACGCTGCCGCTGCCGGTGCAGACGTTCCTGACCAACCTGGACGACCTGACGGCCTCGGTGCCGACCGGCGACCTGCGCACGGTCGTCGACGAGCTGGACAACGCGTTGCAGAACTCCGGCCCGGACCTGCAGCTGCTGATGGACACGGCGTCTTCGTTCACGAAGTCGGCCGCGGACAACCTGCCGCAGACCCACCGCTTGATCGACGACGGCGCCACGGTGCTGCGCACGCAGGCCAATTCCTCGGACGAGTGGCGCGACTTCAGCCGGAACGCGCACCTGTTCGCCGCCCAGCTGAAGTCCTCCGACGGCGACCTGCGCCGCCTGATCGCGGCCGCGCCGCCCGCCGCCACGGAGATTTCGGGCCTGCTGAAGGACACCGACCCCGGCCTGCCGGTGCTGCTCGCGAACCTGCTCACGACGTCGCAGGTGTTCAGCGCCCGCACCGACGGTCTGGAGCAGCTGCTGGTCACCACGCCGAAAGCGGTGGCGGCGACGTCCGCGGCCATCACTCCGGGCGGCGGGAAAGTCTCGCTGGCGCTGACGTTCTTCGACCCGCCGCCGTGCCGCACCGGGTACGGGAGCACGCCGGTCCGCAGCAGCGCCGACACTTCACCGCTGCCGTTCAACACCGCGGCGGCGTGCACGCTGCCCGCGGGCTCCGCGACGTCGGTGCGGGGTTCGCAGAACGCGCCCCACCCGGGCCTGCCCCCCGTCGCCGTCCCGGGCGGCGCCGGCGGCCTGACCGACCTGACGCGCTTCGCGGGCCAGCCCACGTCCACCGATCTCGAGGAGATGCTGTGGCTGCGCAACGGAAACTGA